A single genomic interval of Arthrobacter sp. NicSoilB8 harbors:
- a CDS encoding BTAD domain-containing putative transcriptional regulator encodes MGGCKPRHILEILLLNLGTPVSKTRLIDLLWGAGASDGSVATLESYISGIRRAIQPGQTKTGPLRTANSGYVLDPSLVDLDLFRFRGLVRDAGELPPAEAYPLLLEALEISAEPLLGFELASDWAEEARTRHAADKVALQILAAETAALLDKPDDAVNLVQAAIRAEPLNERAWTVLVTAYEQAGLPAEGLAAYDRCRRLFDRDLGCTPGPALQEAHLRLLRQRAESNSELSEVLAALLYLGERLNGPKSRQLPAAESRRMHENAGRVLDSFLQRVRAAV; translated from the coding sequence ATGGGGGGATGCAAGCCCCGGCACATACTGGAAATCCTCCTGCTGAACCTTGGCACGCCCGTGTCAAAGACCCGCCTGATCGACCTTCTCTGGGGAGCGGGCGCCAGCGATGGATCCGTGGCGACGCTCGAGAGCTATATCAGCGGGATCCGGCGCGCCATCCAGCCGGGCCAGACCAAGACCGGCCCGCTGCGCACCGCCAACAGCGGCTACGTCCTTGACCCCAGCCTCGTGGACCTGGACCTTTTCCGGTTCCGTGGGCTGGTCCGGGACGCCGGGGAGTTGCCTCCCGCTGAGGCGTACCCGCTGCTGCTTGAGGCCCTGGAGATCTCCGCCGAGCCGCTCCTTGGCTTCGAACTGGCTTCCGACTGGGCCGAAGAGGCACGCACGCGCCATGCAGCCGACAAGGTGGCACTGCAGATCCTCGCCGCAGAAACGGCGGCCCTGCTGGACAAACCGGATGACGCCGTCAACCTTGTTCAGGCGGCCATCAGGGCTGAGCCCCTCAACGAACGGGCGTGGACCGTCCTGGTGACAGCCTATGAACAGGCCGGCCTGCCGGCAGAGGGCCTCGCGGCCTACGACCGCTGCCGTCGGCTCTTTGACCGCGACCTTGGCTGCACGCCCGGGCCGGCCTTGCAGGAGGCCCATCTGAGGCTCCTGCGGCAGCGTGCCGAAAGCAATTCCGAGCTCTCCGAGGTGCTGGCGGCGCTGCTTTATCTGGGTGAGCGGCTCAACGGGCCCAAGAGCCGGCAACTGCCGGCGGCGGAGTCGCGGCGCATGCATGAGAACGCCGGGCGGGTGCTCGATTCCTTCCTGCAGCGTGTCCGGGCGGCCGTCTAA
- a CDS encoding alpha-amylase family protein produces the protein MVEPVLMDQLARGHVLSALSDQGIVREGPDRAAFEERFDRHFPSLFRLFHDLYGTRHDWLDQLTELVMQSARSWAERPADLKALDAKREHNSGWFQANTMLGGVCYVDRYAQDLAGVRARIPYFKELGLTYLHLMPLFLTPEPHSDGGYAVSSYRDVNPKLGTMQQLRDLATELRANGISLVVDFIFNHTSDEHEWALRAAAGDPAFSDFFWIYPDRSMPDAFEQTVREIFPDDHPGSFIELSDGRWVWATFHTFQWDLNYANPEVFRAMAGEMLFLANQGIDILRMDAVAFIWKRLGTPCENLPEAHTLLQAFNAVCRLAAPSLLFKSEAIVHPDEVARYIDPAECQLSYNPLQMALIWEALATRDVSLLSQALERRHTIPAGTSWVNYVRSHDDIGWTFADEDAAELGINAFDHRRFLNAFYVSRFPGSFARGVPFQDNPRTGDCRISGTTASLCGLEGGTATAVDRILLAHSVAFSTGGIPLLYLGDEVGQLNDYQYALEEGHEADSRWVHRPHYPAADYARRNDPATPAGAVYAGLRRMISVRSATPELAGTILLGFATNNPGVLGYQRPGDGTLILALANFSDEPQEVAAVTLSGFAPDAVDILAGADVHLDAGIVLDPLKFVWLRVTPRL, from the coding sequence ATGGTTGAACCTGTGCTGATGGATCAGCTGGCCCGCGGACACGTGCTCAGTGCCCTGTCGGATCAGGGAATCGTGCGGGAAGGCCCGGACCGGGCCGCCTTCGAAGAGCGCTTTGACCGGCACTTTCCGTCCTTGTTCCGGCTCTTCCACGATCTGTACGGCACACGGCACGACTGGCTGGACCAGCTCACCGAACTCGTCATGCAGTCTGCCCGGTCCTGGGCCGAGAGGCCGGCCGATCTCAAGGCCCTCGACGCTAAACGGGAACACAACAGCGGATGGTTCCAGGCCAACACCATGCTCGGCGGCGTCTGCTATGTCGACCGGTATGCGCAGGACCTGGCAGGCGTCCGCGCCCGGATCCCCTACTTCAAGGAACTCGGCCTGACCTATCTGCACCTCATGCCGCTCTTCCTGACCCCCGAACCGCATTCCGACGGCGGGTATGCCGTCTCCAGCTACCGGGACGTCAACCCGAAGCTGGGCACCATGCAGCAGCTGCGCGACCTTGCCACCGAGCTGCGGGCGAACGGCATCAGCCTGGTGGTCGATTTCATCTTCAACCACACCTCCGACGAACACGAGTGGGCCCTGAGGGCGGCCGCAGGCGACCCGGCGTTCAGCGACTTCTTCTGGATCTACCCGGACCGGTCGATGCCGGACGCATTCGAGCAAACCGTGCGCGAGATCTTCCCGGACGACCACCCCGGCTCCTTTATCGAATTATCTGACGGCCGCTGGGTCTGGGCCACCTTCCACACGTTCCAGTGGGACCTGAACTATGCCAACCCGGAAGTCTTCCGGGCCATGGCCGGTGAGATGCTGTTCCTGGCCAACCAGGGCATCGACATTCTCCGGATGGATGCCGTCGCCTTCATCTGGAAGCGGCTCGGCACTCCGTGCGAAAACCTCCCGGAAGCCCACACGCTGCTGCAGGCCTTCAATGCCGTGTGCCGGCTGGCCGCGCCCTCGCTGCTGTTCAAGTCCGAGGCGATCGTCCACCCCGATGAGGTGGCCCGCTACATCGACCCCGCCGAGTGCCAGCTGTCCTACAACCCCCTGCAGATGGCACTGATCTGGGAGGCACTGGCAACCCGCGACGTGTCACTGCTCTCGCAGGCCCTGGAGCGGCGGCACACCATCCCGGCCGGCACCTCCTGGGTGAACTATGTCCGCAGCCATGACGATATCGGCTGGACGTTTGCGGATGAGGACGCCGCCGAACTCGGCATCAACGCCTTCGACCACCGCCGCTTCCTCAATGCCTTCTACGTCAGCCGGTTCCCGGGGAGCTTCGCCCGCGGCGTGCCCTTCCAGGACAACCCCCGGACCGGGGACTGCCGGATTTCCGGCACGACGGCATCCCTCTGCGGGCTGGAGGGCGGGACAGCCACGGCGGTGGACCGGATACTACTGGCCCATTCGGTGGCATTCAGCACCGGGGGCATCCCGCTGCTCTACCTCGGCGACGAGGTCGGCCAGCTCAACGACTACCAGTACGCCCTCGAGGAGGGTCACGAAGCGGACAGCCGCTGGGTGCACCGGCCGCATTACCCGGCCGCGGACTACGCGCGACGCAACGACCCGGCCACCCCCGCGGGTGCGGTCTACGCCGGGCTGCGCCGGATGATTTCCGTACGCTCCGCGACCCCGGAACTTGCCGGGACAATTTTGCTCGGATTCGCCACGAACAACCCGGGGGTCCTGGGATACCAGCGTCCGGGGGACGGAACCCTGATTTTGGCGCTGGCCAACTTCAGCGACGAGCCGCAGGAGGTCGCGGCGGTGACGCTGTCCGGCTTCGCGCCCGACGCCGTCGACATCCTGGCCGGCGCCGACGTGCACCTCGACGCCGGAATCGTCCTGGATCCCCTGAAGTTCGTCTGGCTCCGGGTGACGCCGCGCCTGTGA
- a CDS encoding HAMP domain-containing sensor histidine kinase: MRKRSTAVAVGVVAVALLLGGVLLLVLLQTSLARSTDTAARQKTLDVIAEMEDLDVADAKAYIIETAHAGQFVQVLDASGYVLAASDPEVANAPLSAQRPAPGQTMTQDVSSLPSIGDGDDYHIVTVGARTGTVNYTVVVAQASQIQADTISTVAWFMLGAMPALLVTVAVSVWLLVGRSLRQVERIRGQVARINAERLDGRVDVPPTNDEIQALALTMNTMLDRLQASDSDQRRFVSDASHELRSPLATLKAGIEIAAADQTGAMWLQMKDVLAEETARMSFLVEDLLTLAKANDGGLKIEQKDVDLDDVLDQEIRRLRSTSRKQITVDLVPARIRGDSRRLAQVLRNVLDNADRHALTRIAVDVHTSGDQVIITVDNDGESIPEADRDRIFERFVRLDGSRSREGGGSGLGLAIAAGIVAAHHGTIRATDAPAGLCRFEIAFPNPEPAEPAGPAAVSPRGLRRHGSQASGRR; encoded by the coding sequence GTGCGGAAGCGCTCGACGGCGGTGGCCGTCGGAGTCGTGGCCGTTGCGCTGTTGCTCGGCGGCGTGCTCCTGCTCGTACTGCTGCAGACGTCCCTGGCCAGGTCGACTGACACCGCCGCCCGGCAGAAGACCCTGGACGTGATCGCCGAAATGGAGGACCTGGACGTCGCGGACGCCAAGGCGTACATCATCGAAACGGCGCATGCCGGCCAGTTTGTCCAGGTGCTGGACGCCAGCGGGTACGTCCTGGCGGCCTCTGATCCGGAGGTCGCCAACGCCCCGCTCTCAGCCCAGCGGCCTGCACCGGGGCAGACCATGACGCAGGATGTCTCGAGCCTTCCGAGCATCGGTGACGGCGACGACTACCACATCGTCACCGTCGGCGCCCGGACCGGAACGGTCAACTACACCGTGGTTGTGGCCCAGGCGTCGCAGATCCAGGCTGACACCATTTCCACGGTCGCATGGTTCATGCTGGGCGCCATGCCGGCCCTGCTGGTCACCGTGGCAGTGTCCGTGTGGCTGTTGGTGGGGCGTTCCCTCCGCCAGGTGGAGCGGATCCGGGGCCAGGTGGCCCGGATCAACGCCGAGCGGCTGGACGGACGCGTCGATGTGCCGCCCACCAACGATGAAATTCAGGCCCTGGCACTGACCATGAACACGATGCTGGACCGGCTGCAGGCCTCGGACAGTGATCAGCGCAGGTTTGTCTCCGACGCCAGCCACGAGCTGCGCAGCCCGCTGGCCACTCTGAAGGCAGGAATCGAGATCGCCGCCGCTGATCAGACCGGGGCGATGTGGCTCCAAATGAAGGATGTCCTGGCCGAGGAGACGGCCAGGATGAGCTTCCTCGTGGAGGACCTTCTGACGCTCGCGAAGGCAAACGACGGCGGGCTGAAAATAGAGCAGAAGGACGTCGATCTTGACGACGTGCTGGACCAGGAGATCCGTCGGCTGCGGTCCACCAGCCGGAAGCAGATCACCGTGGACCTCGTCCCGGCACGGATCCGCGGTGACTCCCGCCGCCTGGCGCAGGTCCTGCGGAACGTCCTGGACAACGCAGATCGCCACGCCCTGACCCGAATCGCCGTGGACGTCCACACCTCCGGGGACCAGGTCATCATCACGGTCGACAACGACGGCGAGTCCATCCCGGAGGCGGACCGGGACCGGATCTTCGAACGTTTTGTGCGGCTCGACGGAAGCCGCTCGCGTGAAGGTGGCGGCAGCGGACTGGGCCTGGCCATAGCGGCCGGCATCGTGGCCGCCCATCACGGCACCATCCGTGCCACGGACGCGCCGGCAGGGCTCTGCCGTTTTGAGATCGCCTTTCCCAACCCTGAGCCGGCTGAACCGGCGGGCCCGGCGGCCGTCAGTCCCCGGGGACTCCGGCGTCACGGGTCCCAGGCGTCGGGTCGGCGCTGA
- a CDS encoding L-threonylcarbamoyladenylate synthase — protein MARYFDVHPENPQSRSILQAVEIVRSGGLIAYPTDSCYALGAQLGNREALDRIRSIRHLDSKHHFTLVCKDFAQLGQFVQIDNDVFRSIKAVTPGSYTFILPATREVPKRLLHPKKKTVGVRIPDNHVVQALLAELGEPLLSSTLLLPDEEEPLTQGWEIKERLEHVVDAVIDSGDCGAEPTTVIDFSSGVAEVVRRGMGDPSRFE, from the coding sequence ATGGCGAGATACTTCGATGTGCACCCCGAGAACCCCCAGTCGCGTTCGATCCTGCAGGCAGTGGAGATCGTGCGATCAGGCGGCCTGATCGCGTATCCCACCGATTCCTGCTACGCCCTCGGCGCGCAGTTGGGCAACCGGGAGGCCCTGGACCGGATCAGGAGCATCCGCCATCTCGACAGCAAACACCACTTCACCCTGGTCTGTAAGGACTTTGCCCAGTTGGGTCAGTTCGTGCAGATCGATAACGATGTGTTCCGCAGCATTAAAGCCGTGACCCCCGGCAGCTATACCTTCATCCTGCCCGCCACCCGGGAGGTCCCCAAGCGGCTCCTGCACCCGAAGAAGAAGACGGTCGGCGTGCGGATCCCGGACAACCATGTGGTCCAGGCACTGCTTGCCGAGCTCGGGGAGCCGCTGTTGTCCAGCACGCTGTTGCTTCCGGACGAGGAGGAACCGCTCACGCAGGGCTGGGAGATCAAGGAGCGCCTGGAGCACGTGGTGGATGCTGTGATCGATTCCGGTGACTGCGGTGCCGAGCCAACAACGGTGATCGACTTCTCAAGCGGCGTCGCGGAGGTCGTCCGGCGGGGCATGGGCGACCCCTCCCGCTTCGAGTAA
- a CDS encoding EAL domain-containing protein, with amino-acid sequence MRNSNSKLTDPAVVTPSHAAASVPGPSDDAAPLPAGGLTAPRTRTGTHPRAGSLKREWSRVFTLMLLALLAGVAATVVGVRVVTEQIQHATAQHRLESEAVAELRAGLDAHEQAALQLLSAVPVDTSAFLRQQNGISAQFDTAAGILPDEHGMRATVGEARAAWQEGLSAHGLWGEQAARLQGDHVAETPAFAASGAKARALLAEVRRASLDALDDGVAYGAQLQQMVVAGRAALFTLAGAGVLFFRRRMTKYLVRPVEELYRGVLKLQSGDYSHRINVVRNDELGQLAGAFNSMAATVHDSHLELTFRATHDPLTGLANRAVLTERLAAAFGSGADGAATEGADTSRPGNGSRDHRAGLLIIDVDDFKDVNDSLGHEGGDALLIQLAQRLRRCVRAHDLVARLGGDEFAIVVVDDRGTATGDVAGRVQDALRDPFSIGDVRLKVTVSMGAAQRGAETADPAELMRQADFAMYMAKHGGKGRYQLFDARGYDEMTYRAALRADLATAVQAGQLRLDYQPVVDLGTGGIVGVEALVRWEHPTLGRLGPADFIPLAEETGEIGSIGCWVLDTASRHVAGWRRSPGTAADIWVSVNLSTLQLSSDRNLAALERILANPAAQADKVILEVTESALATSSDGGVGALNRLKSFGVRIAIDDFGTGFSSLSTLAVLPADILKIDRAFLAGLPQDAPAAAMLEGILEVARKLNLAVIAEGIEDTGQLELLRSLGCDMGQGFLLAGPSPSPVLEALLASGAALHPPAGIGAPADRA; translated from the coding sequence ATGCGTAACTCCAACAGCAAGTTGACGGACCCGGCTGTTGTGACGCCGTCGCACGCTGCCGCCAGCGTCCCGGGACCTTCGGACGATGCGGCGCCGCTGCCGGCTGGGGGGCTGACCGCCCCGCGAACTCGGACCGGAACGCACCCCCGTGCCGGGAGCCTCAAACGCGAGTGGTCCAGGGTCTTCACGCTGATGCTCCTGGCCCTCCTCGCGGGCGTGGCGGCGACTGTCGTTGGTGTCCGTGTTGTCACGGAGCAAATCCAGCACGCCACCGCGCAGCACCGCCTCGAGTCGGAAGCCGTCGCCGAGCTGAGGGCCGGCCTTGATGCCCACGAACAGGCGGCACTGCAACTGCTGTCCGCGGTGCCGGTCGACACATCGGCTTTCTTGCGGCAGCAAAATGGCATTTCCGCCCAGTTCGATACCGCCGCCGGTATCCTGCCGGACGAGCACGGCATGCGGGCCACAGTCGGCGAGGCTCGGGCCGCGTGGCAGGAAGGCCTGTCCGCGCATGGTCTCTGGGGCGAGCAGGCGGCCAGGCTGCAAGGCGATCACGTCGCGGAGACCCCTGCTTTCGCCGCTTCCGGCGCCAAAGCCCGTGCCCTGCTGGCCGAGGTCCGACGCGCCTCCCTCGACGCTCTCGACGACGGCGTCGCCTACGGGGCGCAGCTTCAGCAAATGGTGGTGGCCGGCCGCGCGGCCCTCTTCACGCTGGCCGGGGCGGGCGTGCTCTTTTTCCGCCGCAGGATGACAAAGTACCTCGTGCGCCCCGTCGAGGAGCTATACCGGGGAGTCCTGAAGCTGCAGTCCGGCGATTACAGCCACAGGATCAACGTTGTCCGCAATGACGAACTGGGTCAGTTGGCCGGGGCATTCAATTCCATGGCAGCCACAGTGCACGACAGCCACCTGGAACTGACTTTCCGGGCCACCCACGATCCCCTCACCGGTCTGGCCAACCGGGCAGTCCTCACCGAACGCCTCGCGGCCGCGTTCGGTTCGGGAGCCGACGGGGCGGCCACCGAAGGAGCCGACACCAGCCGGCCCGGCAACGGAAGCAGGGACCATCGCGCGGGCCTGTTGATCATCGACGTCGACGATTTCAAGGACGTCAACGACTCGCTGGGCCATGAAGGCGGCGATGCGCTGCTCATACAACTCGCTCAGCGCCTACGGCGCTGCGTGCGCGCCCACGACCTCGTCGCCCGGCTTGGCGGGGATGAATTCGCGATCGTCGTGGTGGACGATCGCGGCACGGCCACGGGCGACGTCGCCGGCCGCGTCCAGGACGCACTGCGTGATCCGTTCTCCATCGGTGACGTCCGGCTGAAGGTGACTGTCAGCATGGGCGCCGCCCAGCGCGGCGCCGAAACGGCGGATCCGGCCGAGCTGATGCGCCAGGCAGACTTCGCCATGTACATGGCCAAGCACGGCGGCAAGGGGCGTTACCAGCTCTTCGATGCGCGGGGCTATGACGAAATGACGTACCGGGCCGCCCTCCGGGCCGACCTCGCCACGGCCGTGCAGGCCGGACAGTTGCGCCTCGACTACCAGCCGGTGGTTGACCTGGGGACCGGCGGGATTGTCGGCGTGGAGGCCCTCGTGCGCTGGGAACACCCGACGCTCGGCCGGCTGGGACCCGCAGACTTCATTCCCCTGGCCGAGGAAACCGGTGAGATCGGCTCCATCGGCTGCTGGGTGCTCGACACCGCAAGCCGTCATGTCGCCGGCTGGCGGCGCTCCCCTGGCACGGCCGCTGACATCTGGGTTTCGGTCAATCTCTCCACCCTTCAGTTATCCAGCGACCGGAACCTCGCCGCCCTCGAACGCATCCTGGCCAACCCCGCGGCCCAGGCTGACAAGGTGATCCTCGAGGTCACGGAATCTGCCCTGGCCACGAGTTCCGACGGCGGGGTCGGCGCACTCAACCGGCTAAAGAGCTTCGGCGTCCGCATCGCTATCGACGACTTCGGGACCGGGTTCTCGTCGCTCAGCACTCTCGCGGTGCTGCCGGCGGACATCCTCAAGATTGACCGGGCGTTCCTGGCCGGGCTGCCGCAGGACGCTCCGGCTGCGGCGATGCTCGAAGGCATCCTGGAGGTGGCCCGGAAGCTGAATCTGGCCGTCATCGCCGAAGGCATCGAGGACACCGGGCAGCTGGAGCTCCTGCGTTCCCTGGGCTGCGACATGGGGCAGGGCTTCCTCCTGGCCGGGCCCAGCCCGTCCCCGGTTCTTGAAGCGCTGCTGGCCTCCGGGGCGGCTCTCCATCCACCGGCCGGAATAGGTGCACCGGCGGACCGCGCCTAG
- a CDS encoding response regulator transcription factor — protein sequence MEPITVRVHARDPISEAGVASELRARPEVRVVRANDAEQARVVVVVTDSVDDDALTLLRVVQRRGLSRAVLVAGHLDDGDLVKAVETGVVGLVRRSEATPDRLVAVITAAAAGEGSVPPDLLGRLLDQVGKLQRHVLGPRGIMFTGLAPREVEVLRLLADGLDTSEIANQLSYSERTVKNVVHDVTTRLQLRNRSHAVAYALREGLI from the coding sequence ATGGAACCAATAACTGTCCGGGTCCACGCGCGTGACCCGATCTCCGAGGCGGGCGTGGCCAGCGAGCTGCGGGCGCGCCCCGAGGTGCGGGTGGTCAGGGCAAACGACGCCGAGCAGGCGCGGGTCGTCGTCGTCGTAACGGACTCGGTAGACGATGACGCGCTGACGCTGCTCCGCGTTGTGCAGCGGCGCGGTTTGTCCCGCGCCGTGCTTGTGGCGGGCCACCTCGACGACGGCGACCTCGTCAAGGCAGTTGAAACGGGGGTGGTTGGCCTGGTCCGTCGCAGCGAAGCGACACCGGATCGCCTGGTGGCGGTGATCACGGCCGCCGCCGCCGGTGAAGGCAGCGTGCCTCCGGATCTGCTCGGCCGTCTCCTGGATCAGGTCGGCAAACTGCAGCGGCACGTTCTGGGGCCGCGCGGAATCATGTTTACCGGCCTGGCACCCAGGGAAGTGGAGGTCTTGCGGCTGCTGGCTGATGGGCTGGACACGTCCGAAATCGCGAACCAGCTGTCCTACTCGGAGCGGACGGTGAAGAACGTCGTTCATGACGTGACGACGCGTCTCCAGCTGCGCAACCGGTCCCACGCCGTCGCATACGCGCTGCGGGAGGGACTGATCTAA
- a CDS encoding PAAR domain-containing protein, protein MPTGPALRAGDTALCPLSDGPKPHVGGPVTPAAAVVTVLIGGMPAAVANSMPGGIVCVSPAPNGIASGSLTVMIGGFPAARVGDLSLHGTPIAPGPGCPTVIIGG, encoded by the coding sequence ATGCCCACCGGGCCAGCTCTCCGCGCAGGAGACACGGCACTCTGCCCCTTGTCCGACGGTCCTAAGCCGCATGTCGGCGGACCCGTCACCCCTGCCGCGGCCGTTGTGACCGTTCTCATCGGGGGGATGCCGGCCGCCGTCGCGAACTCAATGCCCGGGGGCATCGTCTGCGTTTCCCCTGCACCGAACGGCATCGCCAGCGGCAGCCTGACCGTGATGATCGGTGGCTTTCCCGCTGCCCGGGTGGGGGACCTGAGCCTGCACGGGACACCCATCGCTCCGGGTCCGGGGTGCCCCACCGTCATTATCGGAGGATGA
- a CDS encoding HtaA domain-containing protein, with the protein MKPASASPAQLPRQGLTWGIKRSFMDYIAGLPDGAVSAADGATVTASGEFCFSPAGSEYDPARGTGVLRFRGDVRVAGHHGMMFVRLLDPWVEFTAGHGVLSISTGDDGGKERTDVGTLRTAAPRNMDGFLVWEHVDVAVSEAGSELFDGQYAAGQAMDPLVIRVPAQA; encoded by the coding sequence GTGAAACCAGCGTCCGCTTCCCCCGCTCAGCTGCCCCGGCAGGGTCTGACCTGGGGCATCAAGCGCAGCTTTATGGATTACATCGCGGGGCTCCCGGACGGTGCCGTCTCCGCGGCGGACGGTGCCACGGTTACCGCGTCCGGTGAGTTCTGTTTCTCCCCCGCCGGTTCCGAGTACGATCCCGCCCGCGGCACGGGCGTGCTGCGATTCCGCGGCGACGTTCGCGTCGCAGGCCATCACGGAATGATGTTTGTCCGGCTGCTGGATCCATGGGTCGAGTTCACCGCGGGCCACGGCGTCCTGTCCATCAGCACCGGCGACGACGGCGGGAAGGAACGCACCGACGTCGGAACCCTGCGCACGGCCGCGCCCCGCAACATGGACGGGTTCCTGGTCTGGGAGCACGTCGACGTAGCCGTATCCGAGGCAGGCTCCGAACTGTTCGACGGTCAGTACGCCGCCGGCCAGGCGATGGATCCTCTGGTCATCCGCGTCCCTGCACAAGCCTAA
- a CDS encoding trypsin-like peptidase domain-containing protein, giving the protein MAKAISRASGSEVFEDPLDSYSATVIRVAAAVTPHVAALEMTGSGRAGRLRVGAGSAVLFTTDGYLLTNAHVVGGAESGNAAFADGTTTAVEVVGADPLSDLAVVHGRAPTAAPAELGDAELLRVGQLVIAVGNPLGLSGSVTAGVVSGLGRSIPVWSGRNRRVIEDVIQTDAALNPGSSGGALADARGRIVGINTAVAGVGLGLAVPINATSRRIIASLLKDGRVRRAYLGLVNTPIQLQPRAVVRTGRREGLLVVEVLPGSPAERAGLRAGDILLKVGQMYVSNAESLQKLLFAEAIGEPLDLAVLRDGAELRLVAVPAEMTDNQ; this is encoded by the coding sequence GTGGCCAAAGCTATCAGCAGGGCATCCGGATCCGAAGTGTTCGAGGACCCGCTGGACTCCTATTCCGCAACAGTCATCCGCGTGGCGGCGGCTGTAACTCCGCACGTCGCCGCGCTTGAAATGACCGGCAGCGGGCGTGCCGGCCGGCTCAGGGTAGGTGCGGGGTCGGCCGTGCTCTTCACCACGGACGGGTACCTGCTCACGAACGCCCACGTGGTAGGTGGCGCAGAGTCCGGCAATGCGGCTTTTGCTGACGGCACCACTACGGCCGTGGAAGTGGTGGGTGCCGACCCGCTCTCCGATCTTGCCGTGGTCCACGGCAGGGCACCGACGGCGGCGCCGGCTGAACTGGGCGACGCAGAATTGCTCCGGGTCGGCCAGCTTGTCATCGCCGTGGGCAATCCGCTCGGGCTCTCAGGCTCCGTCACGGCCGGAGTGGTCAGCGGGCTGGGCCGTTCCATCCCCGTCTGGTCCGGACGGAACCGAAGGGTGATCGAGGACGTCATCCAGACCGATGCAGCCCTCAACCCCGGCAGCTCCGGAGGTGCGCTGGCGGACGCCCGCGGGCGGATCGTAGGGATCAATACGGCAGTGGCCGGCGTGGGGCTCGGCCTGGCCGTTCCCATCAACGCCACGTCCCGGCGGATCATCGCTTCCCTGCTCAAGGACGGCCGTGTGCGCCGCGCCTACCTTGGCCTGGTGAACACACCTATCCAGCTTCAGCCCAGGGCCGTCGTCCGGACCGGCCGGAGGGAGGGCTTGCTCGTGGTCGAAGTCCTCCCCGGTTCGCCCGCTGAACGCGCCGGGCTGAGGGCCGGCGACATCCTCCTGAAGGTCGGGCAGATGTACGTTTCCAATGCCGAGAGCCTGCAGAAACTGCTCTTTGCGGAAGCGATCGGGGAACCGCTGGATCTTGCCGTGCTCCGTGACGGTGCGGAACTGCGACTGGTGGCGGTGCCGGCGGAGATGACCGACAACCAGTAG
- a CDS encoding DUF4193 domain-containing protein — protein sequence MATDYDEVRSDVAESRNASLEALRSANAPDARSVVRELDEADTSEGVELPGADLSGEELTVTVIPQKEDEFTCYSCFLVRHRSQLAKEKGGHAYCADCLS from the coding sequence GTGGCAACCGATTATGACGAAGTACGCTCCGACGTCGCGGAATCACGCAACGCTTCCCTGGAGGCCCTCCGTTCGGCGAACGCGCCCGACGCCCGAAGCGTCGTCCGGGAACTCGACGAGGCTGACACGTCCGAAGGCGTAGAGCTTCCGGGAGCAGACTTGTCCGGAGAGGAACTGACCGTCACGGTCATCCCGCAAAAAGAGGACGAATTCACCTGCTATTCCTGTTTTCTGGTGCGGCACCGGTCCCAGCTCGCCAAGGAGAAGGGCGGCCACGCGTACTGCGCGGACTGCCTCAGCTGA
- a CDS encoding response regulator transcription factor: MRILLVEDEHALAETVRRGLKNEGFVVDVAHDGVSGLAAAVGNAYDAILLDLMLPRMNGYDVLKELRQRKVWTPVLMLTAKDGEYDQTDAFDLGADDYLTKPFSFLVLVARIRALIRRGAPARPVIMTLGTLSLDPGSHSVRRGETAISLTAREYGLLHYLMRRHGQIVSKPEILQNVWDPAFEGADNVVEVYIGYLRRKIDVPFGLHTLTTVRGMGYLLSADPTPGTRDAGVPGD; encoded by the coding sequence TTGCGGATTCTTTTGGTGGAGGATGAGCACGCCCTTGCGGAAACAGTCCGCCGCGGACTGAAGAACGAGGGATTCGTCGTTGACGTGGCCCATGACGGCGTCAGCGGACTCGCGGCGGCGGTCGGGAACGCCTACGACGCGATCCTGCTGGACCTCATGTTGCCGCGGATGAACGGCTATGACGTGCTGAAAGAACTGCGGCAGCGCAAAGTCTGGACTCCGGTGCTGATGCTGACGGCCAAGGACGGCGAGTACGACCAGACCGATGCGTTCGACCTCGGTGCGGATGACTATCTCACGAAACCCTTCAGCTTCCTGGTCCTGGTGGCCCGGATCAGGGCGCTAATCCGGCGCGGAGCACCAGCCCGGCCCGTCATCATGACCCTCGGCACCCTGTCACTGGACCCCGGGAGTCACAGTGTCCGGCGCGGAGAAACCGCTATCAGCCTCACCGCGCGCGAATACGGGCTTCTGCACTACCTGATGCGACGGCACGGCCAGATCGTCTCGAAGCCGGAGATCCTGCAAAACGTCTGGGACCCGGCCTTTGAGGGGGCGGACAACGTGGTGGAGGTCTACATCGGCTACCTGCGGCGCAAGATCGACGTCCCCTTCGGTCTCCACACCCTGACCACCGTGCGTGGCATGGGCTATCTGCTCAGCGCCGACCCGACGCCTGGGACCCGTGACGCCGGAGTCCCCGGGGACTGA